The genomic stretch CCCCAGATACGGGCCGAGCTGCCGGAGTACAAGGGCATCCATTCCCAGGTCCTCCAGAACGTCCTGGAACGGGTGGACAAGGCCTTCCAGGGCTTCTTCCGTAGGGTCAAGGCAAAAGGAGGAAAGGCGGGATACCCCCGCTTCAAGGGGGAAAGGCGCTACGACTCCTTCACCTTCCCCCAAGCTGAGAAGACGGGGGTTAAGCTCCAGAAGGACGGAAAACGGGTAGTTATCCACGGGATAGGCTCGGTAAAGGTCAAACTGCACCGACCCCTTGAGGGCAGGATAAAGACCGCTACCGTGAAGCGGGAAGGGGATGAGTGGTACATCGTCTTCGTTTGTGAGGTTGAGCCTACACCCCTGCCTGCCAGCACCGCATCCGTAGGAATAGACCTAGGCACCAACCCCCACTTCCTCATCACCTCGGACGGCGAGATGATAGAAGCACCCCGGTACCACCAAAGGGCACAGGCCAAACTCGCCATTGCACAACGTAGCCTTTCCCGAAAGAAGAGGGGTAGCAACCGCTACGAGAAGGCCAGGGAGCGGCTTGCCAAACTGCACCGCAAGGTTGCCAACCAGCGCAGGGACTTCCACCACAAACTCGCCAGGGGTCTGGTGAACCGTTATGGCACCATCGTTCACGAAGACCTGAACATCCTCGGCCTGGCCCGCTCCTATGTTGCCAAGGGAGTGATGGATGCGGGCTGGGCCCAGTTTCTCCGGATCCTCGCCTACAAAGCGGCGGAAGCTGGTAGGCGGGTGATCGGGGTAGACCCGAGGTACACAAGCCAGGATTGTCCCGTTTGCGGCCATCGGGAGCGGAAACCCCTGTGGGTGCGGGAGTACACCTGTTCTCGGTGTGGTACCCACCTGCACCGGGACGTGGCGGCGGCACAAAATATCCTGGCTAAGGCTTGGACGGAGCCTGCGGGGACGGGTACGGCGTGGGCCGTCCCGTGAGAACCGCGAAGCCCCGCTCTTCAGAGCGGGGAGTCGTCACATTTGGGGCATGACCCTTTGGCCCGTGCGGGCAGGAAGGCAGTGACGGCATGACCGACACCCACGCCCATCTTGACTTCCTGGAAGAGGCCGAGCTGGAGGAGGCCAAAGCCCACTTCCCGGAGCTTCGGGCCATCCTCACCTTAGGGGTGGACCCAGGCCGCTGGGAGAGAACCCTAGCCCTGGCCCAGGGCAACGTGTACGCCGCGGTGGGCCTCCACCCCACCTCGGCCCACCTGCTTTCCCCCGAGGTGGAGGAAGCCCTCAGGCACTACGCCCGCCACCCCCGGGTGCGGGCTATAGGGGAAAGCGGCCTGGACTACCACTGGACCCCCGAGACCAAACCCGCCCAGCTTAAGGCCCTGGACTTCCAGGCCAGCCTGGCCCAGGAGCTTGGGCTTCCCTTGGTCCTCCACGTACGGAGCAAGGACGGGAAGGCGGAAGAGGACCTGGCTGCTTGGCTTCTGGCCCATCGCCCCCAAGGGGTGGTCCTCCACGCCTTCGGGGGGCATCCGGCCCTCGAGGCGGCCGGCCTTCGGGTGGAGGCCTACTTCAGCTTTGCCGGCCCCCTCACCTACAAGAAAAACCCGCCTCTCCGGGAAGCTGCCCAAAGGCTTCCCTTAGACCGCCTCCTGGTGGAAACCGACACCCCCTTCCTCCCCCCAGAGCCCCACCGGGGCAAGCGCAACCTTCCCCACCGCGTGCGCCATACCTTGGAGAAGCTGGCCGAGGTCCGGGGCCTCCCCTTTGGGGAGATGGAGGCCATTACCGACGCCAACGCCGAAAGGTGCTTCCGCTTTGCTGGCCGGGTGGGAAGCCCCTAGCCAACGTCCCCACCTTTTCCGGGGGCATGGGGCAGAATGCTAGACATGAAACGGCTTCTTCTCTTTTTCCTTTTCCTCCTGTCCGCCCTGGCCGCTCCCAGGCTGGTGGTGGAGCCGGAGGATGGCCTCAAGCCGCTACTGGACCTCATCGCCTCGGCCCAGGAGGAGATCCTGGTGAAGATGTACCTCTGGACCCCAAGCCGCCTGGACGTGGTGGATGCCTTGGGAGAGGCCGTGGCCCGAGGGGTAAAGGTGAGGGTCCTTTTGGAGCGGGAGCCCTCTGGGGGGCGCGTGGACCTCACCGTCTTCCAGGCCCTGAAGGAGCGGGGGGTGGAGGTCAGGCTCACCACCCCCTTCCGCTTCGTTTTCGTCCACGAGAAGAGCCTGGTGGTGGACCGGAAGCTGGCCTGGGTGGGCACCATGAACCTCACGGGAAGCTCCTTTACCGCCAACCGGGAGTACGCCCTCATCCTAGATGACCCCAAGGAGGTGGCCGAGGTGGTGAGGGTTTTTGAAGCCGATTGGGAGGGCAAACGGCTGGACCTTTCCCAGGCCCTTCTCGTCTGGGCGCCAAGCCGAACCCTGGGCGGGGTAAAGGAGGGCAACGCCCGGGAAACCCTCCTTGGCCTCATCCGAGGGGCCAAAAGGGAAATCCTCTTGGAGCATCAGGCCATGGCCGATCCCGAGGTGGTGGCCGCCCTTAAGGAGGCCCTGGCCAAAGGCGTCCGCATCCGCCTGGTGGGAAGCCCCAAGGAGCCCGGGGACACCTACTTCCTGGCGGGAGCGGAAGAGCTAAGGCAGGCAGGGGCGGATCTCCGCTTCCTCCCCGACCCCTACGTGCACGCCAAGGTCCTGATGGTGGACGGGGAGGTGGCCCTGGTGGGAAGCCTGAACTTGAGCGCCAACTCCCTGAACGCCAACCGGGAGCTTTCCGTGCGCTTCACCCGCCAGGAGGCCCCCGAGGCCTTCGCCAGGCTCCTTTCCGTAATGGAAAGGGACTTCCAGGCAGGCCTTAGCGAAAACCCCTTTGCCCTACCCCCCCTGGAAGGGATCATTCCCTGGCAGGAGGCCCCCAAGCACTTTGGCCGCATCGCCACCGTGGAAGGGGTGATCCAGCAGGTGGAGGACCGGGGCACCGTGGCCTTCCTCCGGTTTGGCCCGGGGGAAAGCGACCTGAGGCTGGTGGTCTTCCCCCGGAGCTATGGCCTCTTCCAACAACCCTTCCCCCAAAGCTACATGGGTAAGAAGGTGCGGGCCAGGGGGCGCATCGTCCTTTACGCTGGGTATTACGAGATGGTGCTGGAGGATCCCTCGGCCCTCGAGGTGCTGGATGGAAGCCCTTAGGGTCCTGGGCTACGAGGTAAGCCCCATAGAGGGGGGGTTCTATGGGGAAAAGCGCCGAGGGGGCGTGGTCTACCAGGTCTTCTACTCGGAGAAAGGGGACGTGCGCCTGAGGCGCCTCCGCTTCCTGAGGGAGGAGGCGAAGCCCCTAAACCTGGCCGGGGTGGAGGGGGAATGGGCGGCCCGGTACCAGGTGGAGGAAAACTTTTTCGCCGTGGCGCCCCTTGAGGACCTTCCCCACCTGGTCCTGGCCTTTGAGCGCCTTGACCTGGGGGGAGAAACCCCCTAAACTCAGGGACAATATGCGTCTACCCCAGGGTAATGACGCCTAGACGGGGGGCAAGGCCATCCGGCCCCCCCGGTCCCCCATGGCCGGGGGGGCCAAACCTTAGGAGGAGGGAGCATGCGGGTTCTGGTAAGGGACTTGAGGAAGCATCTGGGCGAAGAGGTGGAGATGCTGGGCTTTCTCCACTGGCGGCGGGACCTGGGCAAGGTGCAGTTCCTTTTGCTACGGGACCGAAGCGGGATCGTGCAGGTGGTAACCGGGGGGCAAAGGCTTCCCTTGCCCGAGTCCAGCCTAAGGGTAAGGGGCCAGGTGGTGGAAAACCCCAAGGCCCCGGGGGGCCTCGAGGTGCAGGCCAAGGAAGTGGAGGTCCTCTCCCCCGCCCTGGAGCCCACCCCGGTGGAGATCCCCAAGGAGGAGTGGCGGGCAAGCCCCGACACCCTTCTGGAAT from Thermus caldifontis encodes the following:
- a CDS encoding RNA-guided endonuclease InsQ/TnpB family protein yields the protein PQIRAELPEYKGIHSQVLQNVLERVDKAFQGFFRRVKAKGGKAGYPRFKGERRYDSFTFPQAEKTGVKLQKDGKRVVIHGIGSVKVKLHRPLEGRIKTATVKREGDEWYIVFVCEVEPTPLPASTASVGIDLGTNPHFLITSDGEMIEAPRYHQRAQAKLAIAQRSLSRKKRGSNRYEKARERLAKLHRKVANQRRDFHHKLARGLVNRYGTIVHEDLNILGLARSYVAKGVMDAGWAQFLRILAYKAAEAGRRVIGVDPRYTSQDCPVCGHRERKPLWVREYTCSRCGTHLHRDVAAAQNILAKAWTEPAGTGTAWAVP
- a CDS encoding phospholipase D-like domain-containing protein, producing MKRLLLFFLFLLSALAAPRLVVEPEDGLKPLLDLIASAQEEILVKMYLWTPSRLDVVDALGEAVARGVKVRVLLEREPSGGRVDLTVFQALKERGVEVRLTTPFRFVFVHEKSLVVDRKLAWVGTMNLTGSSFTANREYALILDDPKEVAEVVRVFEADWEGKRLDLSQALLVWAPSRTLGGVKEGNARETLLGLIRGAKREILLEHQAMADPEVVAALKEALAKGVRIRLVGSPKEPGDTYFLAGAEELRQAGADLRFLPDPYVHAKVLMVDGEVALVGSLNLSANSLNANRELSVRFTRQEAPEAFARLLSVMERDFQAGLSENPFALPPLEGIIPWQEAPKHFGRIATVEGVIQQVEDRGTVAFLRFGPGESDLRLVVFPRSYGLFQQPFPQSYMGKKVRARGRIVLYAGYYEMVLEDPSALEVLDGSP
- a CDS encoding TatD family hydrolase, with translation MTDTHAHLDFLEEAELEEAKAHFPELRAILTLGVDPGRWERTLALAQGNVYAAVGLHPTSAHLLSPEVEEALRHYARHPRVRAIGESGLDYHWTPETKPAQLKALDFQASLAQELGLPLVLHVRSKDGKAEEDLAAWLLAHRPQGVVLHAFGGHPALEAAGLRVEAYFSFAGPLTYKKNPPLREAAQRLPLDRLLVETDTPFLPPEPHRGKRNLPHRVRHTLEKLAEVRGLPFGEMEAITDANAERCFRFAGRVGSP